The nucleotide window TTTGGCACTGGTTTCTGCTTTAGCTCCCTCTGCCACTAAAGATTCCACTGCACTTCCGTCGACATCAAAAACGGTAAGTTGATAACCCGCTTTTAGCAGGTTTAAAGCCATAGGCTTTCCCATAGTACCTAACCCAACAAACCCGACATTCTGAGTCATTTCATTATTCTCCATCCATTAATCTTCGCTTCGGACTATAGCTGTTGTGAGTGATGCGGGAAAGACTTCGCTTCCGTGTATGCAGCTTTAAGATGCACAGGTTGGCCATGCTCGGTGTTTAGGTAGGCCCTCCGCCAGTCTTCTTGGCGAAGATCTATTTCACTTTCACTTATTAGCCCTTTAGTAATACATAGGCGTTCTAGTGCCCGTAGCCAGTGCACGTAATAATTTTCTCTTATGTTTGGATCTGCTGATAAATTGGCATGCTTTATTTCTTCAGCTAGCGTTGTTGCCCATTCCTGCCAAGTGAAATGCTTTTCAGAGGAAAGTTGAACAGCAAGTGCAAAAGCCGAAGCTTCCCAAGGCTCAGAAAAGACAGGACCTGAATCATCTCTAGGTATCAGTGCTAACTCATCTATGTCGGCCATCGCTACTTGCTTATTAGATAGATTTTTCAAGGTAATCTTCCCATAAATCTACGTAGACGGCTGTATTAGATGCACCATCTGCCCCCCATAGTTCGGATGCTTCAAAACGTACGCTATAAAGATGATGGCCTTCGTCAACGCCCTTAACGCTTAAATCAGGGAAAACCTGCGCTCCGTAGTGTTCATGGACTACCCCTGAATGCCCTCTCACATACCTTGGTTCACGGGTATGCGATGTAGGATGCTGGTTTATTGCTCTCACGGCATCACCTACTTTGAATTTTGGAATCGCGTCTGTATCCCGGAAGTAGCTCATTCTTACCAATGGCGTATTTTTTACATCAGACGGTAGCAGGACACGTTCGCGTAATTCTTTTGGTGCAGGTCCCTTGGCAATACCTTCTAATAATTCCTCCATAGTCACCAAGCCAGATTCGAACAACTGAGTCTCTAAACCTGCGAGCCAATTTTCATAATAAGAATTACGTAGGTAGTCTACTGGGTGAAGCCTTTCTCTAGCATGCCGTGACATATCTATATTCCATAGACCAAATAAACCTAACATTCGGACTAATGCGTAAACTCTTCCCTCCCACCAATTGTGGAAAATTGGCTCAATATCTTCTGGTTCAGGATGAATGGACCCAAACCCTTCGCTTCCCCCTAAATCATGTACGCTATTCATGGATCAACTCTTCAGTCTGCAAATTTACCTTCTCAACCCCTATCATTGAATTCCTTGAGACAAGACTAATTAATTTTTCTTCAGGCCAATCCTCTGTTCCTTCCGGTCTCTGGGGCAAAACCAGGAATCTCATTTCAGAGGTGGAATCCCAAACACGAATTTCTACGTTTTCAGGAATATTAGTGCCGAATTGCGCTAGCACCCCTCGAGGGTCTGCTACAGCACGTGACCGATAAGGCGCCGATTTATACCATACTGGAGGTAAACCAAGAATTGGCCATGGGTAACATGAACACAGAGTACACACAACTAAATTATGTACTTGATCAGTGTTTTCCAAGATTCGAATCTGCTCACCTTGTGCTCCAATTTCTGCAAATCCAGAGAGAGCAGAGTGAGGGTCATTAATAAGATCTGCCTTGAATTGAGGATCAACCCATGCCTTGGCAACAATTGCCTTACCAACAGATGGGCCAATTTTGGTTTCATAGGTATCAATGATCATGTCAATAGTCTCTGACTTGGCCAAACCTTTTTCGACAAGCAAAGATTCGATTGATTTGACACGTAGCTCGGTGGAAGAAGGTGGCTCAGTGTGTTCATGATGATGTTCTGACATATTCATTCTCTCACTTTCCTACTAAGGACCTGATTTTTTTTAGGTCAATGGGATCACTACCTCGGTATACCACAATAGCATCATCAAATCCTATATTTTTTAATTTTTCGAGTCGCTCAGACGCAATTTCAGGCTCACACATTAAGTGGAATGAATTATCTGAATCTTGGAGAGGCTCTGACCGACTATCAAAAGCTAACGAAATGTTAGTAACTATAGCTCGTTTTCCTCCCGCCTCTTTATATTGTTTGATGCCATTTTTTAACGTATCAAATCCTGAAAAATAGGCTGATGCTATCCAACCATCGTAATTGCCTGCTGCTGAGTTAATCCATTTAGGTCCAGCCCAACTACCTATCACAATTGAAGGTCCCCCCAAGGTTACAGATGCTGGACAAAGATCGATGCCGTTGACCTCTTCACCACGCCAAAGCTTTTTCATAATTTCAAGTCCATCTCTAAGCAAGCTCATCCGTTCATTAAAATTTTTACCAACTGCCTCAAAGTCTATGCGGGTAGAGCCTGAACCAACTCCAAGAGTAAGCCTGCCCTCGCAAATTAAATGCGCGGTGAGAACACGATTCGCTAATTCATATGGATTACGTATCGGTATCTGGAGAATACCAATTCCAACTTCGATATGGCGTGTGGCGGCAGCTGCGACAGAAGCTCCTATCAAAGGATCAAAAGAGAGTCTTTTTCGACCTAAAGAATCAAAAAACCAAACACTGTCGAATCCATGGGTTTCAGCAAGTGAAGCACCTTTGGAAAAAACATCATTGGTAGGTTCGGTATCAAAATCTAACGGAAGTGCTATTCCCAATCGCATATTATCTCCGACCAAACACTGGCCATTCTCGCACTAATTTCCCTTTACCTTCAATTCTAAATTCATGCCCAAGTTTTGATACGATTGCCCAAAGCATGGCTGGATTACTAGAGATAACTGGTATTGAAAATTCGGCTTCCATTTCATCTATTACTTGTAATGGACTTAGAAC belongs to Dehalococcoidia bacterium and includes:
- a CDS encoding nitrile hydratase accessory protein, translating into MKNLSNKQVAMADIDELALIPRDDSGPVFSEPWEASAFALAVQLSSEKHFTWQEWATTLAEEIKHANLSADPNIRENYYVHWLRALERLCITKGLISESEIDLRQEDWRRAYLNTEHGQPVHLKAAYTEAKSFPHHSQQL
- the nthA gene encoding nitrile hydratase subunit alpha, whose protein sequence is MSEHHHEHTEPPSSTELRVKSIESLLVEKGLAKSETIDMIIDTYETKIGPSVGKAIVAKAWVDPQFKADLINDPHSALSGFAEIGAQGEQIRILENTDQVHNLVVCTLCSCYPWPILGLPPVWYKSAPYRSRAVADPRGVLAQFGTNIPENVEIRVWDSTSEMRFLVLPQRPEGTEDWPEEKLISLVSRNSMIGVEKVNLQTEELIHE
- a CDS encoding LLM class flavin-dependent oxidoreductase; amino-acid sequence: MRLGIALPLDFDTEPTNDVFSKGASLAETHGFDSVWFFDSLGRKRLSFDPLIGASVAAAATRHIEVGIGILQIPIRNPYELANRVLTAHLICEGRLTLGVGSGSTRIDFEAVGKNFNERMSLLRDGLEIMKKLWRGEEVNGIDLCPASVTLGGPSIVIGSWAGPKWINSAAGNYDGWIASAYFSGFDTLKNGIKQYKEAGGKRAIVTNISLAFDSRSEPLQDSDNSFHLMCEPEIASERLEKLKNIGFDDAIVVYRGSDPIDLKKIRSLVGK
- the nthB gene encoding nitrile hydratase subunit beta, with the protein product MNSVHDLGGSEGFGSIHPEPEDIEPIFHNWWEGRVYALVRMLGLFGLWNIDMSRHARERLHPVDYLRNSYYENWLAGLETQLFESGLVTMEELLEGIAKGPAPKELRERVLLPSDVKNTPLVRMSYFRDTDAIPKFKVGDAVRAINQHPTSHTREPRYVRGHSGVVHEHYGAQVFPDLSVKGVDEGHHLYSVRFEASELWGADGASNTAVYVDLWEDYLEKSI